In Ruminiclostridium papyrosolvens DSM 2782, the following proteins share a genomic window:
- a CDS encoding ABC transporter ATP-binding protein: protein MSQMEIKNITKKFADVTALDNVTLKLEENKIYGLLGRNGAGKTTLLNLITNRIFPTDGEILVDGESVIENDSALSKLYFMTENNYYPEHMTVKKAFTWTKGFYTDFDIEYASELCEKFSLKLSQKIKTLSTGYTSIFKMILALSCNVPFVLLDEPVLGLDANHRDLFYKELLKNYSEKPKTIIISTHLIEEAAEIIEDVIIIKSGKLILKESVESVLSQGYAITGSISAVDSFTAGKNVLGADTIGGLKSAYILGHLDKSGIPEGLEVTKPDLQKLFIHMTNR, encoded by the coding sequence ATGAGTCAAATGGAAATCAAGAATATAACTAAAAAATTTGCAGACGTGACAGCCCTGGACAATGTAACCCTGAAGCTTGAAGAGAACAAGATTTACGGACTGCTGGGCCGTAACGGAGCAGGAAAGACAACCTTGCTGAACCTTATTACAAACAGGATTTTTCCTACAGATGGTGAGATTCTTGTAGACGGTGAGAGTGTTATAGAAAATGATAGTGCTTTATCAAAGCTTTATTTTATGACTGAAAATAATTACTATCCTGAGCATATGACTGTAAAAAAGGCATTTACATGGACTAAAGGATTTTACACTGATTTTGACATTGAATACGCTAGCGAATTGTGTGAGAAGTTTTCGCTGAAATTAAGTCAAAAGATAAAAACTCTGTCTACAGGTTATACATCTATATTCAAAATGATTTTAGCGTTGTCCTGCAATGTGCCTTTTGTCCTTTTAGATGAGCCTGTTCTGGGACTGGATGCAAATCACCGTGACCTCTTTTATAAGGAATTGCTTAAAAATTACAGTGAAAAACCAAAAACTATTATCATTTCAACACATTTGATTGAAGAAGCGGCAGAGATAATTGAAGACGTTATAATAATAAAATCAGGCAAACTGATTTTGAAGGAGTCTGTGGAAAGCGTTCTGTCACAGGGCTATGCCATAACCGGAAGTATATCTGCGGTTGACAGTTTTACTGCAGGCAAAAATGTACTTGGAGCCGATACCATAGGTGGACTTAAAAGTGCATATATACTTGGGCATTTGGATAAGTCAGGTATTCCCGAAGGATTGGAAGTTACAAAACCTGATTTACAGAAACTATTCATTCACATGACTAATAGATAA
- a CDS encoding GntR family transcriptional regulator, translated as MKLDFNNDKPIYLQLSEELEDAIIAGAYQEETQIPSTTEISVNYKINPATALKGINILVDNGIVYKKRGLGMFVANGAKEKILEQRKVDFFESYIKSLVTEAKKLSISKEDILKMLERGFEI; from the coding sequence ATGAAGCTAGATTTTAATAATGACAAACCTATATATCTTCAACTTTCTGAGGAATTGGAGGATGCCATTATAGCGGGGGCGTACCAAGAGGAGACGCAAATTCCATCCACAACAGAGATATCGGTAAACTACAAGATAAACCCGGCCACTGCGCTGAAGGGAATAAATATTTTAGTTGATAACGGAATTGTTTATAAGAAGAGGGGGCTTGGCATGTTTGTTGCAAACGGAGCAAAAGAAAAAATACTTGAACAACGGAAGGTAGACTTTTTTGAAAGCTATATAAAATCTCTTGTGACAGAGGCAAAGAAGCTTTCAATTTCAAAAGAGGATATATTAAAAATGTTGGAAAGAGGGTTTGAAATATGA
- a CDS encoding zinc dependent phospholipase C family protein produces the protein MPNLVTHYLCGLEAVKMIENKECKKLIEQYKNVFNLGVQGPDILFYYGIWPWSPKTKYGTIGEKFHISKVNIVFSNIIDYILKQEGTVKDILTVYFMGFLCHNCLDSITHPYIFYKSGFKTDDDQRTNLYHYYHRRFETSIDVLMCNRLLKKKVHEIRINKLIGIPVRERDIIGDMYESVIASVFNFKIPGKLISRAIKDMNIVEKLLRDPHGIKKKFVAGVDQLLYGFPLFSSLIFPLQLKDGLDYLNLAKKEWAMPYDKNRKSNLSFIEMFKEACDKTQRFCQVLYSTITENTSNVSNALKLFGNNSYTSGINCDLSVKFKYHDIIFD, from the coding sequence ATGCCTAATCTGGTTACTCATTATCTTTGCGGCTTGGAAGCTGTTAAAATGATTGAAAATAAAGAGTGCAAAAAACTCATTGAACAATATAAGAACGTCTTTAATCTAGGTGTTCAGGGCCCGGATATACTTTTTTACTATGGTATCTGGCCTTGGTCTCCTAAAACTAAATATGGCACTATAGGAGAGAAATTTCATATATCAAAAGTGAATATTGTATTCAGTAATATTATTGACTACATTTTAAAGCAGGAGGGGACTGTAAAAGACATTCTTACAGTTTATTTTATGGGCTTTTTATGCCATAACTGTCTGGACAGTATTACTCACCCTTATATATTCTACAAATCAGGCTTTAAGACTGACGATGATCAGCGCACAAACCTGTATCACTACTATCACAGGCGTTTTGAGACTTCCATTGACGTATTGATGTGCAATCGCCTTTTAAAGAAAAAAGTTCATGAGATACGAATTAACAAACTGATAGGTATACCTGTCAGGGAACGTGACATAATCGGGGATATGTACGAAAGCGTTATAGCCTCGGTTTTTAATTTTAAAATCCCCGGTAAGCTTATATCAAGAGCCATAAAGGATATGAATATAGTAGAAAAACTCCTTAGGGACCCACATGGTATAAAGAAGAAATTTGTAGCAGGTGTAGACCAACTTTTGTATGGATTCCCTCTTTTCTCCAGCCTCATTTTCCCTTTACAGCTAAAGGACGGCTTGGATTACTTGAATCTTGCAAAAAAAGAATGGGCAATGCCATATGATAAAAACCGCAAAAGTAATCTTTCATTTATAGAAATGTTTAAAGAAGCCTGCGACAAAACGCAACGCTTTTGTCAGGTACTATATTCAACTATAACAGAGAACACATCCAATGTTTCTAATGCCTTGAAACTATTTGGGAACAATTCCTACACTTCAGGAATCAATTGTGATTTGTCAGTTAAATTCAAATACCACGATATTATTTTTGATTAA
- a CDS encoding glycerate kinase, whose protein sequence is MKKFVIAPDSFKGSMSSVEVCGIVKSKIIEFYPDSEIIEIPVADGGEGTSDCFIQLLGAQKVTLMATGPYNEKLQGYYARKGNTAILETAMFAGLPLAEQRLNPSVTTTFGVGTMIRHAVENGCREIIIGLGGSCTNDGGTGMACALGVCFKNKAGDEFIPTGSTLAEIAHIDTASAERLLKDCKITAMCDIDNPMYGKNGAAYVYAPQKGADRDMVLLLDKNLMDLSETIKSQLGVDVSKIPGSGAAGAMGAGILAFLKGSLKPGIETVLDLAGFENIIKDADVIFTGEGRIDRQSLRGKVVIGVAARAKSKNIPVVALVGDVGDGAEAAYEMGVSAIVSINRVAMPFEKAKARSKKDLADTVDMVMRLLKHHVNQK, encoded by the coding sequence ATGAAGAAGTTTGTGATTGCTCCTGACTCTTTTAAAGGAAGTATGAGTTCTGTTGAGGTTTGTGGCATAGTAAAATCAAAAATTATAGAATTTTATCCTGACAGTGAAATAATTGAAATACCCGTGGCTGATGGAGGGGAAGGTACATCTGATTGCTTCATACAGCTTCTTGGAGCGCAAAAGGTTACTCTTATGGCTACAGGACCTTATAATGAAAAACTGCAAGGCTATTACGCCAGAAAAGGCAATACAGCCATACTGGAGACAGCCATGTTTGCAGGCCTTCCATTGGCAGAACAAAGGCTAAATCCTTCTGTCACCACTACCTTTGGAGTTGGTACAATGATACGTCATGCTGTAGAAAACGGCTGCCGTGAGATAATAATAGGCCTTGGGGGAAGTTGTACAAACGATGGTGGTACCGGAATGGCGTGTGCTTTGGGTGTATGCTTTAAGAACAAGGCAGGGGATGAGTTTATTCCCACAGGTAGTACCTTGGCAGAAATAGCGCATATTGACACTGCTTCTGCTGAAAGGCTCCTTAAAGATTGTAAAATAACTGCTATGTGCGATATTGACAATCCCATGTACGGTAAAAACGGTGCTGCGTATGTTTATGCACCACAAAAAGGTGCCGACCGGGATATGGTTTTACTCCTCGACAAAAATCTTATGGATTTATCCGAGACAATAAAAAGTCAGCTGGGAGTTGATGTATCAAAAATTCCGGGAAGTGGTGCAGCAGGTGCAATGGGTGCAGGAATACTGGCTTTCCTTAAAGGAAGTCTCAAACCCGGAATCGAAACAGTCCTTGATTTAGCAGGCTTTGAAAACATAATAAAAGATGCCGATGTTATTTTTACAGGGGAAGGAAGAATTGACCGCCAAAGTCTCAGAGGAAAGGTTGTTATAGGCGTTGCTGCCCGTGCTAAAAGTAAGAATATTCCTGTTGTTGCCCTAGTAGGAGATGTGGGGGATGGAGCTGAAGCAGCCTATGAAATGGGAGTGTCGGCTATTGTAAGTATTAACAGAGTAGCTATGCCATTTGAAAAGGCAAAAGCCAGAAGCAAGAAAGATCTGGCTGATACCGTTGACATGGTAATGAGGTTGCTTAAACACCATGTTAATCAAAAATAA
- the pfkA gene encoding 6-phosphofructokinase: protein MSDIKTIGVLTSGGDAPGMNAAIRAVVRTGIYHGFKMLGIRKGYNGLVTGDIFDMSARDVSDIIHRGGTILQTARCKAFTTDEGMQKAMSISKAFGMDALVVIGGDGSYRGARDFSKFGMKVMGLPGTIDNDIASSEYTIGYDTAMNTVQDALDKIRDTAYSHERCSVLEVMGRRAGHIALNVGIAGGAEVILLPEREFDFDKDIIRKIIQGRNSGKKNYIIILAEGVAEKIGGALELAKKIEDLTGIETRGTVLGYIQRGGSPTIQDRVMASVMGAKAVTLLKDGVFNRIISVKDSKVVDIDIDEALAMKKDIDNELLELSNILSI, encoded by the coding sequence ATGAGCGACATTAAAACAATAGGAGTACTTACCAGCGGCGGGGATGCACCGGGAATGAATGCTGCCATACGTGCTGTTGTAAGAACAGGTATATATCACGGCTTCAAGATGCTGGGTATCAGGAAAGGTTACAATGGTTTAGTTACCGGAGATATATTTGATATGAGCGCCAGAGATGTATCGGATATTATTCATAGAGGGGGAACTATACTTCAGACAGCCAGATGTAAGGCATTTACAACTGACGAAGGCATGCAGAAGGCCATGTCAATTTCAAAGGCTTTTGGTATGGATGCACTTGTTGTTATCGGAGGAGACGGTTCATACAGAGGAGCCAGAGATTTCAGTAAATTTGGTATGAAGGTTATGGGTTTGCCGGGAACAATTGATAATGACATAGCAAGTTCAGAATATACAATAGGCTACGATACAGCAATGAATACTGTTCAGGACGCACTTGACAAAATCAGAGATACGGCATATTCACATGAACGATGCAGCGTACTTGAAGTAATGGGACGCCGTGCAGGACATATTGCTTTGAATGTAGGAATTGCAGGCGGTGCGGAAGTAATTCTTCTTCCTGAAAGAGAATTCGATTTTGATAAAGATATCATAAGAAAAATAATTCAGGGAAGAAATAGCGGAAAGAAAAACTATATTATCATATTGGCTGAAGGTGTTGCTGAGAAAATAGGTGGAGCACTGGAGCTTGCCAAGAAGATAGAAGACCTTACAGGAATAGAAACAAGAGGAACAGTCTTGGGATATATCCAAAGAGGCGGAAGCCCGACTATTCAGGACAGAGTTATGGCAAGTGTTATGGGAGCAAAGGCTGTGACATTGCTTAAAGATGGTGTATTTAACAGAATTATATCTGTAAAGGATTCTAAGGTTGTTGATATTGATATAGATGAAGCATTGGCTATGAAAAAGGATATTGACAATGAGCTTCTTGAACTAAGTAATATACTTTCAATATAA
- a CDS encoding phosphatidylserine decarboxylase: MIKIYNRKNKQYDIEQVAGGNLLDTLYTTRRGKLGLELLVKRKVYSALTGFFCDRKISRRTIKGFADKFSIDINECQDKPEDFKSFNDFFARKLKSSARNFDKAQEKLLSPGDGRLQAWENIDKEKLLQIKGMTYSLSDLLQDEKLAQDYNGGTYMILRLCPVDYHRFHFFDSGKCMETHKIKGEYYSVNPVALKKIPELFCRNKREYSIFKTDNFGDVLYIEVGATSVGSIIQTYTPGERVSRGDEKGFFKFGGSTVLLIFKKDMVKIDEDIIQQTEEGFETRVLAGEAIGNCMYKKTK, from the coding sequence ATGATTAAGATTTATAATAGAAAGAACAAACAATATGATATTGAGCAGGTAGCAGGAGGCAATCTCCTTGATACCCTGTACACAACAAGAAGAGGAAAGCTGGGCTTGGAACTCCTTGTAAAACGTAAGGTATATTCTGCTTTGACGGGATTTTTCTGTGACAGGAAAATAAGCCGCAGGACTATAAAGGGTTTTGCAGATAAATTTTCAATAGATATTAATGAATGTCAGGACAAGCCGGAAGATTTCAAAAGCTTCAATGATTTCTTTGCCAGAAAACTGAAATCTTCTGCCAGAAATTTTGACAAAGCTCAAGAAAAACTCCTGTCTCCGGGGGATGGACGACTTCAGGCATGGGAGAATATAGATAAGGAAAAACTTCTTCAGATAAAAGGAATGACCTACAGTTTAAGTGACCTCCTTCAGGACGAAAAACTGGCTCAGGATTACAATGGGGGTACTTATATGATATTAAGGCTTTGTCCCGTAGACTATCACAGATTCCATTTCTTTGACAGCGGTAAGTGTATGGAAACACACAAAATAAAGGGCGAATACTACTCTGTAAATCCTGTTGCATTAAAGAAAATACCTGAGCTTTTTTGCAGAAACAAAAGGGAATACAGCATATTTAAAACAGACAATTTTGGGGATGTTCTATACATAGAAGTGGGAGCAACCTCAGTAGGCTCAATAATTCAGACTTATACTCCCGGGGAACGTGTTTCAAGAGGCGATGAAAAAGGATTTTTTAAATTCGGTGGTTCTACTGTTCTTCTGATTTTTAAAAAGGACATGGTTAAAATTGATGAAGATATAATACAACAGACTGAAGAAGGCTTTGAAACAAGAGTTCTGGCTGGAGAAGCTATTGGAAATTGTATGTATAAAAAAACAAAGTAA
- a CDS encoding glycoside hydrolase family 43 protein: protein MEKIVKQKEPLVEHIYTADPSAHVFEGKIYIYPSHDLDEDIVSNDNGDQYMMEDYHILSLEDLNSPCVDNGEALHMKDVPWVSKQMWAPDAAFKNNTYYLYFPARDKDGIFRIGVASSSSPAGPFTAQKEPIPGSFSIDPAVLVDDDNRAYIYFGGLWGGQLEKWQTGSFSPDAEGPDVSAPAIGPRVAELSDDMLTFKEAPEEISIVDEEGNPILAGDEDRRYFEGPWMHKYNGNYYLSYSTGTTHTIVYAVGNNPKGPFVFKGKILTPVVGWTTHHSIVQYQDKWYLFYHDSSLSGGRDNKRCVKFTELKYNEDGTIQTIDPYK, encoded by the coding sequence ATGGAGAAAATCGTAAAACAAAAAGAACCTTTAGTGGAACACATTTATACAGCAGACCCTTCTGCACATGTATTTGAAGGCAAAATTTATATATATCCTTCTCACGACCTTGACGAGGATATAGTTTCAAATGATAACGGAGACCAGTATATGATGGAAGACTATCACATATTGTCTTTGGAGGATTTAAATTCGCCTTGTGTTGATAATGGTGAAGCTCTGCACATGAAAGATGTTCCATGGGTATCTAAGCAAATGTGGGCACCGGACGCTGCTTTCAAAAATAACACCTACTATTTGTATTTCCCTGCAAGGGATAAGGATGGTATATTCAGAATCGGAGTAGCTTCAAGTTCATCACCGGCTGGGCCGTTTACAGCTCAAAAAGAGCCTATTCCCGGCAGCTTCAGCATAGACCCTGCTGTTTTAGTGGATGATGACAACAGAGCTTACATTTATTTCGGTGGTCTTTGGGGCGGTCAACTTGAAAAGTGGCAGACAGGCAGCTTTAGTCCTGACGCTGAAGGTCCTGATGTATCAGCACCGGCTATAGGTCCAAGAGTAGCTGAATTGAGTGATGATATGCTTACATTCAAAGAAGCGCCGGAAGAGATATCAATTGTTGATGAAGAGGGTAATCCTATTCTTGCCGGGGACGAAGACAGAAGATATTTTGAAGGCCCGTGGATGCATAAATATAATGGGAATTATTACCTTTCATACTCAACAGGTACAACTCATACCATTGTATATGCAGTTGGTAATAATCCAAAAGGACCTTTTGTATTCAAAGGAAAAATACTCACACCGGTTGTAGGATGGACTACTCACCACTCAATAGTACAGTATCAGGATAAGTGGTATCTGTTCTACCATGACAGCTCATTATCAGGTGGCCGTGACAATAAGAGATGCGTGAAATTTACTGAATTAAAATATAACGAGGATGGAACTATTCAAACAATAGACCCATACAAGTAA